A window from Candidatus Bathyarchaeia archaeon encodes these proteins:
- a CDS encoding phosphotransferase: protein IEWRWRLKKKAYRCARVHGDFHPWNILFREGTDFTVLDRSRGEWGEPADDLAAMTINYLFYSLQAYGEMKDPFKRLFELFWENYLDKTGDEEILTVIQPYYAWRGLVIASPIWYPNLTKETRTKIFNFIKNVLEVRKINLKDVNSLL, encoded by the coding sequence GCATTGAGTGGCGTTGGAGACTGAAGAAGAAAGCCTATAGGTGCGCTAGGGTTCACGGAGACTTCCACCCATGGAACATACTGTTCCGTGAGGGAACAGACTTCACAGTCCTAGACAGAAGTAGGGGCGAGTGGGGTGAGCCAGCGGACGACCTAGCGGCCATGACAATAAATTACTTATTCTACTCGCTACAGGCATACGGCGAAATGAAAGATCCATTTAAGAGGCTGTTTGAGCTATTCTGGGAGAACTATTTAGACAAGACTGGAGACGAAGAAATTCTAACAGTCATACAACCATACTACGCATGGAGAGGACTAGTAATAGCATCACCAATATGGTACCCAAACCTAACAAAAGAAACAAGAACAAAAATATTCAACTTCATAAAAAATGTTTTAGAAGTAAGGAAGATAAACCTTAAGGATGTTAATTCCTTATTATAG
- a CDS encoding ABC transporter substrate-binding protein produces MKSVGKISLAILMTLCVAIALPVNFSVSEEIPYGPFPDTIIIFRHAAEATVLPMIERGDMDTWLYYLISPENVKKAEETPGIKVIKTYGGSIQLLVNPLETTEGFNPFSIREIREALNWLIDRHFIVNEIYHGRGVPRWTMFRTVSPDYSRIIEFAKSLEAKYGYDFEKAKAQIFEALTKAGAEYKEGKWYYNGEPITINFLIRPEDERKDLGDYVADKLEEIGFTVNRIYKPARDAFLLWGAFEPSKRGEWHIYTAGWANTAITAYDDDTPWFWYSPDNIPLCQEYRGPPLLREAMDKLHAAEYKSIEERNELVKKISELALWDGVHVWVLDQLVSFPSSDKIGDSVLDIYGGVWSFWFLRTMRRVEGPGGVVKFGNRLMFIEGFNPIAGFSWLYDVFAYYLVADYGVFPHPHTGKYIPIRAEFKVTTAGPEGKLNVPADALIYDLSLGKFKPVGEEVKATSKVTFKFTLGKWHHGQPVTKADILYSIAEVFKVASEESPLYDSVAASPGRVLFIKSFRGIKFTADDTAEVYIDYWHVDDSYIASAASVWPDTPWELFMLMNEAVLRKELAWSVDMADIWGVDQLDLTKGRSIDILKAILDEFIEEKPIPSELEGIVSPSDAAARWNALKAFYEGRGHFWVSNGPYMFASADPAALQMTLEAFREYPFKANKWDEMITVKIPSVRVAKAPEDVVPGLSATFNLAVEVQGVPYDKAEVKYLITDIAGNLILSGIAAPKGRGAFDITLTSVDTGKMTPGTYSLLLIAIGEEAALPSTSSYAFMVTPEITYFERLVKATEADLKNRISTLETDINSLSNSINNLSATLTSIQNTVNIVLVLSVVALIASITAIVLSLRKK; encoded by the coding sequence ATGAAAAGTGTAGGGAAAATATCTTTGGCTATATTAATGACACTATGCGTAGCGATAGCACTACCAGTAAACTTCTCGGTGTCCGAGGAAATACCTTACGGTCCATTTCCAGATACAATAATAATCTTTCGTCATGCCGCCGAAGCTACAGTATTACCAATGATAGAAAGAGGTGATATGGATACTTGGCTATATTACTTGATATCTCCAGAGAACGTGAAAAAGGCTGAGGAAACACCAGGAATTAAAGTTATAAAAACCTATGGTGGCTCAATACAACTATTGGTAAATCCATTAGAAACTACCGAAGGTTTCAATCCATTTTCAATAAGGGAGATTAGAGAAGCGCTTAACTGGCTTATCGATCGGCACTTCATCGTCAACGAAATATATCACGGTAGGGGTGTGCCTCGATGGACAATGTTTAGAACAGTTTCCCCAGATTACTCTAGGATAATAGAATTCGCTAAATCACTTGAAGCTAAATATGGTTATGACTTTGAAAAGGCTAAGGCTCAAATATTTGAGGCTTTAACTAAGGCTGGTGCCGAATATAAGGAAGGTAAATGGTATTATAATGGCGAGCCCATAACCATAAACTTCCTAATAAGACCTGAAGATGAGAGAAAAGATTTGGGAGATTACGTGGCTGACAAGCTTGAAGAGATAGGTTTCACCGTAAATAGAATTTATAAGCCTGCTAGAGATGCTTTTCTCCTCTGGGGTGCCTTTGAACCAAGCAAACGTGGTGAGTGGCACATATACACGGCGGGTTGGGCTAATACGGCAATAACTGCGTATGATGATGATACTCCATGGTTCTGGTATTCGCCAGATAACATACCACTATGCCAAGAGTATCGTGGTCCACCATTACTCAGAGAGGCAATGGATAAACTTCATGCTGCTGAATATAAGTCAATAGAGGAGCGAAATGAGTTAGTTAAGAAAATCTCTGAGCTAGCATTATGGGATGGGGTCCACGTTTGGGTCCTAGATCAGTTAGTAAGCTTTCCTTCAAGCGATAAAATAGGAGATTCTGTGTTAGATATTTATGGTGGTGTTTGGAGCTTTTGGTTCCTGCGCACAATGAGGAGAGTTGAAGGTCCAGGAGGAGTTGTCAAATTTGGCAATAGACTAATGTTTATAGAGGGCTTTAATCCAATAGCCGGTTTCTCTTGGCTTTACGATGTGTTTGCATATTATTTAGTGGCTGATTATGGTGTATTTCCACACCCACATACTGGCAAATACATTCCCATTAGAGCAGAATTTAAAGTCACTACTGCGGGGCCGGAGGGCAAACTGAACGTTCCAGCCGACGCATTAATCTATGATCTATCTCTAGGAAAGTTTAAGCCTGTAGGCGAAGAAGTTAAAGCGACAAGTAAAGTTACCTTTAAGTTCACTCTGGGTAAGTGGCATCACGGTCAGCCTGTAACCAAAGCGGACATACTCTACAGTATAGCGGAAGTATTTAAGGTCGCGTCCGAGGAATCTCCACTTTATGATTCTGTAGCAGCGTCACCTGGAAGAGTTCTGTTTATAAAATCTTTTAGGGGCATCAAATTCACAGCTGATGATACAGCAGAGGTATACATAGACTATTGGCATGTAGACGATAGTTATATTGCTTCTGCCGCAAGCGTATGGCCTGACACTCCCTGGGAACTCTTTATGCTCATGAATGAGGCCGTCTTAAGAAAGGAGCTTGCTTGGTCGGTCGACATGGCTGACATATGGGGCGTGGATCAGCTAGATTTAACTAAAGGACGATCAATAGACATACTTAAAGCGATTCTGGATGAATTTATTGAAGAGAAACCTATACCATCAGAGCTTGAGGGTATAGTGTCTCCAAGCGATGCTGCTGCAAGATGGAACGCTCTTAAAGCATTCTATGAGGGCAGAGGGCACTTCTGGGTTAGTAACGGACCATATATGTTTGCTTCGGCAGATCCAGCAGCTCTACAAATGACCCTTGAAGCATTCAGAGAATATCCATTCAAAGCCAATAAGTGGGATGAAATGATTACTGTTAAGATTCCGAGCGTACGCGTAGCCAAGGCCCCAGAAGATGTTGTCCCAGGATTGAGCGCTACATTTAACCTAGCAGTTGAGGTTCAAGGTGTGCCATATGATAAGGCGGAAGTGAAATACTTAATAACCGACATTGCGGGTAATCTGATTCTATCAGGAATAGCTGCGCCTAAAGGCAGGGGAGCATTCGACATAACTCTTACCAGCGTTGATACTGGTAAAATGACGCCAGGAACATATTCGTTATTACTCATAGCGATCGGCGAGGAAGCTGCCCTTCCATCAACTTCCTCATATGCATTCATGGTAACGCCAGAAATCACATATTTTGAGCGTCTAGT